The following DNA comes from Theileria parva strain Muguga chromosome 3 map unlocalized ctg_531, whole genome shotgun sequence.
AGTATAAACAAATGACCAGAATGCTGGAGAAACCTTCCCAAAGACGGCATTTAGAACTGGAGCTACAACCTGATTTGAAACTAACCAAAAAAACAACACTCTTAGAAAGTAATCAGCAAGTTGTGAGTCTTTGTCGGTGCAGCAATACAGTCCAGCTCCCACCGGTAAGAGGAATCCAAAAAAGAACCCTCCGAAACCATAAAAAACTCCCATGaatattgaaaatataAAGGAAAGgaaggttaaaaaataacgAAATTTAAGAAgattatattatatgtgGTATATTTACTATTGGATACGGGTTAAACACaattgattaaatttacaaatctTATTATACAACTATTTTTGAGCATTTCTTTAACATATTAAGAAAATTTGCTTgacaatattaatatacaattttaaacattttaagCATTTCCTAAAACAACATTTCTGAACGATTGCTTTCTTACTTGTTTATCttccatttttaaattagtatTGAATCAATATTTCATCTCATCATAGGACGTCCCATACCACCCATTGGTCCCATTCCCCTCATACCGCCCATTGGTCCCATTCCCCTCATAGCAGCCGCCGGAGGCAATGGAGGCAATCCAGGCATTCCACCCATCCCTGGCATCGGTCCCATAGCTCCCATACCCATTCCACCAGAGCCTATTCCACCCATTACACCCATCAATGCTCCCATTCCAGCGCTTGCAAGCGCATGTGAAAGTCCTGGAGCGATTCCAGTACTACCTACTTGAAGATTTGACGGGCCTACAGATCCCAAACCATCATCATCATCTAAGCTTTTACTTCCCCtactttttaatttttgattGAGTTCAGAAGTTTGCTGTAGATAACTTGTGTCAATTCCTAGTTTTTCTTGTCTACGCTGCCCTAACTTATTTCCTACTCTCATTTCttacaaaatttatttagtccgattttatataatttttattgttttaatatttacacaatttgtTGAATCTGATTTGTATTTTCAAAGGTATGAGTTTGTCCATATAGCACACATTCGCACAGAATTTAGGTTCATGTAAAACTGTTGAATATTCTATCAAATGCTGGAATCCACATAGCCATCGTATGTACTTATGTttccttaaaattatatgttaTTCTATTCATTTCCtgaataaatgtgtagcCACCAATATCACAAATAGTTACTGATTAGACAAAAGATGAAATTCCATAATATTATGTGTAATTcaagtattaatattagaaattaaaaatattttacaaattggTTCTAGTgtcatttaaatttaactccTTTTGTTAGCCTGATTGGCTTAGGGACATTCGCCTCAATGTCAGAATCATCTTCCGATTCGGACTCTGAATCGGAATCTTCTTCATTTATCTGATCCAAACCCTCTCCAGATAGCCATTTTTTCCAATTCATTAGctaaaaatatgttataaaGAGTTATGGAATATTGGTGTAACGCCTGCCTTTATTAATACTGGGATTTGCTCAATATTAACCATAAAGGGCGTGTTAGTATTCCCCAAGCTTAATCATTGAAACGGACAATGATTGTTAAACTCAGGGGGAtttgaatatataaatCATACCTGTAACAATAATGATACTCGATCAGGAATCTCGTCAACGTCATTTTCAAACCATTGCAAAAATTCATCTCTACTTACAATTCCCAACAAATACAAAGAATCAAACAATGCTTCAACTAAATATACTGATTCCGACAGCGGAGGGTACCCCCAATCTGTTTACATCATTAATATTAGATATATTTtcaatatataaatataaatataattcttACGATGTGTTGATTTCACAAGTTCAGTTAATAATCTTTTCGTATCTTGATCTTGGGTTGTATATAAAAGCCATTTCTTTACtctttcaaatttattctgGACTTCTTCCAGGGTTTTGCAGTTTTCGCAGTTTTTCGCAACTATAACACATGTTACCAATGATGGGACTAAAGACTCGGTTTCTTCATATTCAGGAAACTCTTCATCCTCATCTTCATTTGAAtctaataatgataaaacaTACTCCTCTATTAATGTCACAGTTTCAGGACTACATTTGAACAACTTATTATGTTTAGCTACTTCATTTCTCTTGgattgtaaaatttggttATCTTGTAATTCCTTCTTTGCCTTATCGGCATCTGACACTTCCTTTTTAGACTTTTCAGTTTCTGATGTAATTCCAGCTGCCTTCATGAATATATCCTCCACTGTATCTTCTTTCTTAAGACTTCTTCGATATGATGGCACAAACAAACCTTTTTTCTGACCATCACCAAAAGTTCTATCTTCTGAAGGAGGACTTTCCGTAGTAAAAGCAGGTTTTCTAATCCTATCATCATCACTTGGTCTGTAATTTCTGGGTTTCTCTGAAAACTCCCAATCATCTCTTGATCTATCCGGCTTAGGAGGTGTTCTGGCATTTCTGCGATCATAATCAAACCTTGAAAAGCCATCATAATCCCTAAAATTCGAACTCCTCATTGGAGATTGATctatataaatttagttaattttaatagttGTGGATTATATTAAAAGTAGTTATTACCTCTAGGTTCATCCAAACAACTGAATCGGTCATTTTTTATAGGACTAGGCTCCcctgaaaaattatttaaatattaatttcttacttttaaattttggaaCATATAGCCTCTTCTGGTCATCACTTCTTTCCCTAGATAATTCAAAATCTTTGGTTTGTCTTCCGCGACTAAACATGTTTCTAAAGTCATCAGAAATGGTCTTTGTATCTTCCGTTCCTCCTACATTTCTCCAACACTCTGGCGATTCATGAGTGTTTGGAGGTTCTTTGGACCTCCAGTTATCTTCAGGTGTTAAAATCTCGTTTGGAGGGGTATACGTAGCTGTAGGCTTGCTTTCGACATTCGGTTTTGCAATTTGTCTGATATTTGTGAAATCTACTTCAGACGCCGATTTTCTTTCTACTCCGAGTAACTCAAAGTCGTCGTCGTTATCTTCATTTTCCCAACGATTACTGGATAGTTTATACTCAAATGTTTTAGTCGCACCAAACTTGCTAGGTTTTTCAGAGCTGAAATTAGGAAGATCGTCTTCCTCTTTATTCATAACTCTTTGCAAGTCACGTAAATTCACTGATATGTGTTTTCTGCTTCCCATATTGAAAATACATATGGTAGTGGATCtgaga
Coding sequences within:
- a CDS encoding putative integral membrane protein, producing the protein MGVFYGFGGFFFGFLLPVGAGLYCCTDKDSQLADYFLRVLFFWLVSNQVVAPVLNAVFGKVSPAFWSFVYTLFPVLLLVPKFNVLKALDNHAYSLLNSDSLSMVKSKLDDVCMASRRALSTLFVKLQDYSKF
- a CDS encoding putative integral membrane protein, translating into MRVGNKLGQRRQEKLGIDTSYLQQTSELNQKLKSRGSKSLDDDDGLGSVGPSNLQVGSTGIAPGLSHALASAGMGALMGVMGGIGSGGMGMGAMGPMPGMGGMPGLPPLPPAAAMRGMGPMGGMRGMGPMGGMGRPMMR